In Spinacia oleracea cultivar Varoflay chromosome 5, BTI_SOV_V1, whole genome shotgun sequence, a single window of DNA contains:
- the LOC110775834 gene encoding uncharacterized protein yields the protein MVWKLWKKKAILAKFEIIDYPILVQPFYAISITLLSLLLPLSFLLLARLSSAQYLLSLASISPPKTLIFSLFLNTNPNLIHALVSMISLAALIHALTGRISLITELPGPIFRPRVHAAWIFLCTLQVCVGLGIEATIKAGVDGAGFGDERSMLSKLVFFLGLHETMIHWSRTIVRPVVDDTIFGKARQERLPERWALAACFGALSWWRLRDEVESLVVVVEVKREMMIKVGLGDFLGLWLYYLTVAIGMARIIKTILWFGLTIFRKKVIDHQDSNIEFIREDEDKV from the coding sequence ATGGTTTGGAAATTATGGAAAAAGAAGGCAATTTTAGCCAAATTTGAGATAATTGATTATCCAATTTTGGTCCAACCATTTTATGCAATTTCCATCACTCTTCTTAGCCTTTTGTTACCTCTATCCTTCTTGCTCTTAGCAAGGCTATCAAGTGCTCAATATCTCTTGTCATTAGCCTCGATTTCGCCTCCCAAAACCTTAATCTTCTCTCTTTTTCTCAACACTAATCCAAACCTAATACATGCCCTAGTGTCCATGATTAGCTTAGCGGCCTTAATCCACGCGTTAACGGGCCGGATTAGTCTAATTACCGAGCTCCCGGGCCCTATTTTTAGGCCACGTGTCCACGCGGCGTGGATCTTCCTATGTACCTTACAAGTGTGTGTTGGGCTAGGGATTGAGGCCACTATTAAGGCAGGAGTTGATGGGGCTGGATTCGGTGATGAGAGGTCCATGTTGAGTAAGTTGGTTTTCTTTTTGGGCCTACATGAGACCATGATCCATTGGTCTAGGACCATAGTCAGGCCCGTCGTGGACGACACGATATTCGGTAAGGCCCGTCAAGAGAGGTTGCCCGAGAGGTGGGCCCTCGCCGCTTGTTTCGGGGCGTTGTCGTGGTGGCGGTTGAGGGATGAGGTTGAGTCCTTGGTGGTTGTAGTGGAGGTTAAGAGGGAAATGATGATCAAAGTTGGGTTAGGTGATTTTCTTGGGTTGTGGTTGTATTATTTGACCGTTGCAATTGGGATGGCTAGAATTATTAAGACAATTTTATGGTTTGGTTTGACCATTTTTAGAAAGAAGGTAATAGATCATCAAGATTCTAATATTGAATTCATTAGAGAGGATGAAGATAAAGTTTGA
- the LOC130460759 gene encoding uncharacterized protein gives MQPYIAPGPDGSQPVFYQRFWDLVKPNVVGIVKEVLEGRDFPLGLNNAFLVLIPKVDVPQGAKQFRPIGLCNIVYKLVTKVIVNRLKPVLPTLISPTECSFVPNRQITDNVIIVQEMLHTMRNKKGKVGYMAVKIDFEKAYDRLRWSFICESLMELRIPQNLVEVVKQCINSVKLQILWNGEPLKEFSPSRGIRQGDPLFPYLYVICMERLTHLIDREVSLGSWKPARASRDGPPISNLAFADDLILFGEAIDQAKFVIVWAWSSGMEATEDFGKYLGVPTINGSLTTKLPRTTCDDIDRKTRSFLWGEHEGKRKVHLVVWDKVTRPRNEGGLGIKSMRQTNSAFLAKLGWRLLAEPAALWSRVLRAKYCNNGCDIDMFKDKASAFNAWRGIMSSVDVINKGLNVAVGNGNKTFFWHHRWKIRNTGWKYEAFAAYLPDSTLREIASFDLVDDEDAVDDIYWNGSPNGGFSISSALTLIRNEVELNEVSLKKRRSIWRVSIPQKMRFFLWLAIQEHLMTNGNRFVRHLTEDPRCLVCGDWGCRRERGTCG, from the exons ATGCAACCGTATATAGCCCCAGGTCCAGATGGTTCTCAGCCGGTGTTTTACCAACGTTTTTGGGATCTCGTTAAGCCAAATGTAGTGGGAATTGTGAAGGAGGTGTTAGAGGGTAGAGATTTCCCTTTGGGTTTGAACAATGCTTTTCTGGTTCTTATACCCAAAGTTGATGTCCCTCAAGGTGCAAAACAATTCCGACCCATTGGATTATGTAATATAGTCTATAAGTTGGTGACAAAAGTTATTGTGAATAGGTTGAAACCGGTTCTGCCCACCCTCATATCCCCTACTGAGTGTAGTTTTGTACCAAATAGGCAAATTACAGACAACGTGATCATTGTTCAAGAAATGCTCCACACAATGCGGAATAAAAAGGGTAAAGTGGGTTATATGGCTGTAAAGATCGACTTCGAGAAAGCATATGACCGGCTTCGATGGTCGTTTATCTGTGAGTCGTTAATGGAATTAAGAATTCCCCAGAATTTAGTAGAGGTTGTGAAGCAATGTATTAATTCTGTCAAGCTCCAAATTCTCTGGAATGGGGAGCCGTTGAAAGAATTCAGTCCTTCAAGGGGTATACGGCAGGGCGACCCCTTATTCCCGTACTTGTATGTCATATGTATGGAAAGATTAACCCATTTAATCGATCGAGAGGTAAGTCTGGGTTCATGGAAACCTGCTAGGGCGAGTAGGGATGGACCTCCCATTTCGAACCTCGCTTTTGCGGATGACTTGATCCTCTTCGGGGAAGCTattgatcaagctaag TTTGTAATTGTCTGGGCATGGAGTAGCGGCATGGAGGCCACTGAGGACTTTGGTAAATACTTAGGAGTGCCTACTATTAATGGTAGCCTG ACAACGAAGCTACCTAGAACCACCTGTGATGATATTGACCGCAAGACAAGGAGTTTCCTGTGGGGAGAACATGAGGGGAAGAGAAAAGTGCACTTAGTAGTGTGGGATAAGGTGACTAGACCGAGAAATGAAGGGGGTCTGGGCATTAAGTCAATGAGGCAAACGAATTCAGCCTTTTTAGCGAAGCTAGGCTGGAGATTACTGGCAGAACCTGCAGCACTCTGGTCTAGAGTTCTGAGAGCCAAGTATTGCAATAACGGATGCGACATAGATATGTTTAAAGACAAAGCAAGTGCTTTTAACGCTTGGAGGGGCATTATGAGCAGTGTTGATGTGATTAATAAGGGTCTGAATGTGGCGGTTGGCAATGGAAATAAGACCTTCTTCTGGCACCACCGATGG AAAATTAGAAATACGGGGTGGAAGTACGAAGCGTTTGCAGCCTATCTTCCTGATAGCACGTTGAGGGAGATAGCTTCGTTTGATCTGGTTGATGATGAAGATGCAGTGGATGATATCTATTGGAACGGCTCTCCTAACGGAGGCTTCTCTATTAGTTCAGCTCTGACCTTAATTCGAAATGAGGTAGAGTTAAATGAAGTTAGTTTGAAGAAACGGAGGAGCATTTGGAGAGTTTCTATCCCACAAAAGATGAGGTTTTTCTTATGGTTGGCAATACAAGAGCACCTGATGACTAATGGAAATAGATTTGTTAGACACCTTACTGAAGACCCAAGGTGTTTGGTGTGTGGGGACTGGGGATGCAGAAGAGAACGCGGAACATGTGGTTAG